The DNA region CGGATCGCGGCTGAAGCCAAGGCCAAGATGGAAGATTTTGTCGCCCGGCGGACCAAGACCGCCGAGGGCAAGATCGCCCAGGCCGAGGCCCAGGCCGTGGCCGATGTGCGCGCCGCCGCGGCCAACGCCGCCGTGACCGCCGCCTCGACCATCCTGTCGCAGTCGGTCAAGGGCTCGGTTGCCGACGACCTCGTCGGCAAGGGCATCGCCGAAGTTCGTTCCAAGCTGAACTGACGCGATCACACTTCCTTCGAAAAAGGCCGGCGCGAACTGATCGCGCCGGCCTTTTTCTTTGTTCCTGCTGTTTCTTATTCCACCGGCCCGTCACGGCCGCCGCCGCTACTTCTTCTTGTGCGGCGCGCGGGCCTTGGGCTCCGGCTTCAGCGCCTGCGGATCGAAGCCGATATAGAAGATGTAATCGTCGTTCTCCGCGGCCGACGGCGCCGGATAGACGACATCCTCGGCGACCAGGCTGAACGGCACGCTGCCGCTGTCGTCCATCTGCACCGTGGTGGTGTAGGCCTTGGTGGCGATGGTCTTCTCGCCGACGCCGCCCTTCACCACGGCGACGCGCAGCGGCACCTGGATGGTCGGCGGTGCGCCCTGGGGGCCGACAATGACCCGCCCCTGGATACCGATCTTGGCCGTGATCTGGCCGCTGTTCAGATTGCATTCCCGCGCCGTGCGCGTGATCGAGGCCAGGAACTTGACGTCGTTGCCGACCGCTTCCTTGCCGTCCACGGCCACCGAATAGGTCGAGGCCCCGGAGCGGATCTGCACCGGCGGGCAGGTCAGCCCGGCGTCGGCATCGTTGAGCGGCTGCGGCGCCGCGGGCGTCGCCGGCTTCGAATCGGACGAACCGCCGCCGAACAGGCTCTTGAAGCGGTCGCTCAGCGACTGCGCCGAGCTGGCCTTCGGCAGCAGGGTGGCACCGAGACCGATCGATACCGCCGCCGCGAGCGCGAACCTGATCACCCTGTCACACATGCGATATTCCTAAAGCCCCCAAACCGGAGTTCCCCGCTTCGCGGGCGTTATAGCAAGCCAATGGCGGCGAACCCAAGGCATGTTGAAACGGCATGTTGCAAAGGCATGTTGAAAGCATCCTGAAACGGCTCGGATGCGGCCCGCCATCGCCAATAGGCTTGGGATTCAGCCGCGGAAATCCTCATGCAGCAGGCCGAACAGCAGGTGGTCCTGCCAGATCCCGTTGATGCAGAGATAGCGCCGCGCCAGACCCTCGCGGGTGAAGCCGCACTTCTCCAGCACGCGGATCGACGACGCATTGGAGGGAATGCAGGCCGCCTCGATGCGATGCAGGTTGAGCTCGCCGAACAGCGAGGGCAGCAGCACCCGCAGCGCCGTCGTCATGTAGCCGCGATGGGCGTGCGGCAGGCCGACCCAATAGCCGATCGTGCCGGCCTGTACGATGCCGCGGCGGACATTGGCGAGCGTGATACCGCCGATCATCACCCCGTCCGATTCGCGGAAGATGATGAACGGATAGGAGCGGTCGGCGGCGATATCCTCGCTGTAGCGACGCAACCTGCGGCGGAAGCCGGCGCGGGTCAGGTCGTCGGAGGGCCAGATCGGCTCCCATGGCGTCAGATAGGCGCGGCTGAACTCGCGCAACTGAGCCCATTGCGGGAAATCCGACATTTGCGGCGCACGCAGCAAAAGCCCGTGCCCCCGCGGCATCAGTGCAGCCGGTCCACTGGACGGCAAACGAAACAGGGCCATGGCCCAACACTCCCCCGCCAAGCTGCTCCCCCTCGCCTGCTCGTGCGGGGAGAGGGTCGGGGTGAGGGGCCGTTTCCGCAAACTCGGCCTGCGGATAGCCCCCTCACCCGAAGCCTTCGGCCATAGCCGAGGCTCCGCCTCGGCGTATCTCCGTCAACGGCCGCCGGTAGGCGGCCTCTGCTCTCCCCCGCAAGCGGGGCGAGGTAAGCAGAATTCTTAGTGCAGCAGCGTCTTTGCCTTCGACTTCGTCAATCCTTCCGCAAAAGACACCGCCGTGTCCAGACCCCTGCCGCTGCCGAGTGCAACAACGGCGGGCCGGCTGCGCGACAGCAGCGCACGGGCGGCGTTGCGGCTCGATTCGACCGAGACCGCGTCGATCCGCGCCACCAGCTCTTCCACCGTCTGCGGCCGGCCATAGGCTAGCACATGGCGTGCCAGCTGCTCGGCCCGGGATGAACAGCTTTCCAGCGCCATCAACAAGCCGGCCTTCATCTGCGCCTTGGCGCGGGCGACCTCGGCCTCGGTCAGGGTTTCCACCGCGTCATTGATGACGTCGACGATGACTTCCATCATCTCCGGCGCATCGGCCGGATCGGTCCCGGTGTAGAGGCCGAAGAAGCCGGTGTCGGTGTAGGGGGCGTGGAAGGTGTAGATCGAGTAGCACAGGCCGCGCTTCTCGCGCACCTCCTGGAACAGCCGCGACGACATCCCGCCGCCC from Bradyrhizobium sp. B124 includes:
- a CDS encoding GNAT family protein; translated protein: MALFRLPSSGPAALMPRGHGLLLRAPQMSDFPQWAQLREFSRAYLTPWEPIWPSDDLTRAGFRRRLRRYSEDIAADRSYPFIIFRESDGVMIGGITLANVRRGIVQAGTIGYWVGLPHAHRGYMTTALRVLLPSLFGELNLHRIEAACIPSNASSIRVLEKCGFTREGLARRYLCINGIWQDHLLFGLLHEDFRG